From Novipirellula galeiformis, the proteins below share one genomic window:
- a CDS encoding lipopolysaccharide biosynthesis protein, protein MNSTKTETQSSFAADSLAIGMLVVLAMTIVQRSLGFFRSVWFCRLMDDSVVGQWAMAFDFITMATPVMLFGMPGSLPRYVETYRQQGHLRALVMRLLLATVSCAAVFMTGLAVAPDWFGWLIFLESDNRSLTYSVAAGVLAIIAFNFVHQLVSSLRQVRVASMMQFVQSVVFTIVGVAWLMQGGGLTGLILSFAIASLIAILPGAWTLANGWQGLPRSDSRFHAPSMWRRLLPYAIALWTMNLLSNLFEMSDRYMILHFTQGGEQMGQAAVGQYHSGRIFPVLLISLASMIAGVLMPYLAADWESDRREAVIERLRKVLAALSIVFTTGSAATLLIAPWLFANLLQNRYSDGLSLMPMAFVFYIWASLVMIGQDYLWVAERGKWVGVAIAVGLVINLVLNAALLPMLGLQGAVIATLSAHGVVMIGIWFAMNRHGFPLDFPMLLISILPASLLLGPAIALASVLMVIPMSPPLKSWIGEGMSLVAAKWRRALPEPT, encoded by the coding sequence GTGAATTCGACTAAGACTGAAACGCAATCGAGCTTCGCAGCCGATTCATTAGCCATCGGCATGCTTGTTGTCCTGGCGATGACAATTGTGCAACGATCACTCGGATTCTTTCGGAGTGTTTGGTTTTGTCGTTTGATGGACGACTCGGTGGTCGGGCAATGGGCGATGGCGTTTGACTTCATCACGATGGCAACTCCCGTGATGCTCTTTGGCATGCCAGGATCGTTGCCGCGGTACGTGGAAACGTATCGGCAACAAGGGCACCTCCGTGCGCTTGTCATGCGTTTACTGCTCGCGACGGTGAGCTGTGCCGCTGTCTTCATGACCGGTTTAGCGGTGGCACCCGACTGGTTTGGGTGGCTAATTTTCCTGGAATCCGATAACCGCTCGTTGACCTACAGCGTCGCGGCAGGCGTGTTGGCGATCATCGCCTTTAATTTCGTTCACCAATTGGTCTCGTCGCTGCGTCAAGTTCGAGTCGCGTCGATGATGCAGTTCGTCCAAAGCGTCGTGTTCACGATCGTTGGAGTGGCGTGGTTGATGCAGGGAGGGGGCTTAACCGGCTTGATCCTCAGCTTTGCGATTGCGTCCTTGATTGCGATTCTGCCGGGTGCATGGACGCTCGCCAACGGATGGCAGGGGCTGCCACGCAGCGATTCCCGTTTCCATGCTCCATCGATGTGGCGACGTTTACTGCCCTACGCGATCGCACTTTGGACGATGAATTTGCTCAGCAATTTGTTCGAGATGTCGGACCGCTACATGATTTTGCACTTCACCCAGGGGGGCGAACAAATGGGGCAAGCCGCAGTGGGACAATACCACAGTGGTCGGATTTTCCCGGTGTTGTTGATCAGTTTGGCCAGCATGATCGCGGGCGTCTTGATGCCTTATCTCGCCGCAGACTGGGAATCCGATCGACGCGAAGCGGTAATCGAGCGTCTCCGAAAAGTGTTGGCCGCGCTTTCGATCGTGTTCACCACGGGAAGTGCTGCGACCTTGTTGATCGCACCATGGTTGTTTGCCAATTTGCTTCAAAATCGTTATTCCGATGGTTTGTCGTTAATGCCAATGGCGTTTGTTTTTTACATCTGGGCGTCGCTGGTCATGATCGGGCAAGACTATTTGTGGGTAGCCGAGCGTGGCAAGTGGGTCGGCGTTGCCATTGCCGTTGGCTTGGTCATCAATCTCGTTTTGAATGCCGCCTTGCTTCCGATGCTGGGATTACAAGGCGCTGTTATCGCGACCTTGTCGGCTCATGGTGTCGTCATGATTGGCATTTGGTTCGCCATGAATCGTCATGGCTTCCCGCTCGATTTCCCGATGCTCTTGATCAGCATCCTGCCAGCAAGTTTGCTGCTTGGCCCGGCCATCGCACTCGCGAGCGTATTGATGGTGATCCCCATGAGTCCTCCGCTGAAATCATGGATAGGCGAGGGAATGTCGCTGGTCGCTGCTAAATGGAGGCGCGCGTTGCCGGAACCGACGTAG
- a CDS encoding sensor domain-containing diguanylate cyclase/phosphohydrolase translates to MNQTSSSSPADSLGTVTAPVAGGGPADFIEKNLQLEKLLAALQAAAPLPEDRCLTATAEVKFENQLAMVRLGIATSLFLALRAKHVATAAHSLRVALSCSAWAHRLGLDETQRDRIEVAALLHDLGKIGIPDRVLRKPGKLTVEEQLTMDCCSRLGVQILSGCTSDTELLDIVMYANSWYDGRRHDDGPRGDALPLGARMLAIADAFDAMTTDHVYRSAMSRERAIQKLAKGSNSQFDPELVNDFSRMLEDRPEILQGVVVDRWLKQLQSDSELPVWNADLDQKYAGVSLENYQEGVFLNSLVSKLKDAVVFTDSEGTVTRWNDAMQRLTGISSDAMQGKAWSSEAIRLREKDSSRHEGACIVAQCLRSASSIQRNMVIEQPGGEMTPVHMQVTPVAGSRPGCLGTVVVIRDVSDEADMLEKLDTLHQQVTRDPLTGIANRAYFDEQLALLTERAKAGGATFSLIICDIDHFKRVNDVHGHPAGDEALIRFAAILENHSRDGDLVARYGGEEFLLIANNCDNATTTKRAEVIRMALERTPLPSLGNETVTASFGVTEFQAGDSAETILARSDRALLKAKDNGRNRVIQLGSGNPPSDAAETPKRGWFAWFDGADLQKKSEFDILTPVPAAIVIEKLRGFIADHDAEVIHVTENQVSLKVNSVCSTGGRRRVDHQIVLNAQLTLSEQKNGDPSLPATRNWASTKVHVVVRPIRNRDRRNRALNPCVVQLVSSLRSYLMGEIVADPES, encoded by the coding sequence ATGAACCAGACCTCCTCTTCTTCCCCAGCCGATTCGCTTGGAACCGTTACTGCTCCTGTGGCGGGGGGGGGACCGGCAGATTTTATTGAGAAGAACCTGCAATTGGAAAAGTTGCTCGCGGCGTTGCAGGCGGCGGCGCCGTTGCCTGAGGATCGCTGTTTGACTGCGACCGCCGAGGTCAAGTTTGAGAATCAATTGGCGATGGTGCGTCTTGGCATTGCCACCTCGCTTTTCTTGGCACTACGTGCGAAGCATGTTGCCACCGCAGCGCATTCGTTGCGAGTGGCATTGTCGTGTTCCGCTTGGGCTCATCGACTCGGGCTCGACGAAACGCAGCGAGATCGTATTGAGGTTGCTGCGCTGCTGCACGATCTAGGCAAAATTGGGATTCCTGATCGTGTGCTGCGAAAGCCTGGGAAGTTAACCGTCGAAGAACAATTGACGATGGATTGTTGTTCGCGATTAGGCGTGCAAATCCTAAGTGGTTGCACCAGCGACACCGAATTACTTGACATCGTGATGTACGCAAATTCATGGTATGACGGTCGTCGGCATGACGATGGTCCGCGCGGAGATGCGTTGCCATTGGGAGCTCGGATGCTAGCGATCGCTGATGCGTTCGACGCAATGACGACCGACCATGTGTACCGAAGTGCGATGAGTCGCGAGCGCGCGATTCAAAAGTTAGCCAAGGGTAGCAATTCCCAATTCGATCCTGAGCTGGTGAATGATTTCAGCCGGATGTTGGAAGACCGTCCTGAGATTCTACAAGGCGTGGTCGTGGATCGATGGCTCAAGCAATTGCAGAGCGATTCCGAATTACCCGTTTGGAATGCCGATTTGGACCAAAAGTATGCCGGAGTATCGCTAGAAAATTATCAGGAAGGGGTGTTTCTCAACTCGCTTGTTAGCAAATTGAAAGACGCTGTGGTGTTCACCGACAGCGAAGGGACGGTCACGCGTTGGAACGACGCGATGCAGCGTCTAACCGGCATCTCCAGCGACGCAATGCAGGGCAAGGCATGGAGCAGCGAAGCCATCCGGCTTCGTGAAAAGGATTCGTCGCGTCATGAGGGAGCTTGCATTGTCGCGCAGTGCCTTCGCTCGGCCAGTTCTATCCAACGCAACATGGTCATCGAACAACCCGGCGGCGAGATGACGCCGGTGCATATGCAGGTAACTCCTGTAGCGGGGAGTCGACCCGGATGTTTGGGAACGGTCGTGGTGATTCGCGATGTTTCCGATGAAGCCGATATGCTCGAGAAGCTCGATACGCTCCATCAACAAGTCACTCGCGATCCTCTCACCGGAATTGCGAATCGAGCTTACTTTGATGAGCAACTTGCCTTGTTGACGGAGCGTGCGAAAGCCGGAGGGGCAACCTTTAGTTTGATTATCTGTGACATCGACCACTTCAAACGGGTCAATGATGTGCATGGTCATCCCGCGGGCGATGAAGCCTTGATTCGTTTCGCTGCAATTTTGGAAAACCATAGTCGTGATGGCGATCTGGTCGCTCGTTATGGCGGCGAAGAGTTCTTGTTGATCGCGAATAATTGTGACAATGCGACCACCACGAAACGTGCTGAAGTGATCCGTATGGCGCTCGAACGAACTCCCCTCCCCAGCCTCGGCAACGAAACCGTAACGGCGAGTTTTGGTGTCACCGAGTTCCAAGCCGGAGATTCGGCCGAAACGATCCTGGCTCGATCCGATCGCGCCCTTTTGAAAGCGAAGGACAACGGTCGCAATCGTGTCATTCAACTTGGCTCGGGCAATCCTCCAAGCGACGCTGCCGAGACGCCCAAGCGAGGATGGTTTGCTTGGTTTGACGGCGCCGACCTGCAGAAGAAAAGTGAATTCGATATTTTGACGCCGGTACCCGCGGCGATTGTGATCGAAAAGCTGAGAGGCTTTATTGCCGACCATGATGCCGAAGTGATCCATGTGACCGAAAATCAGGTGTCATTGAAGGTCAATTCGGTGTGCAGCACCGGAGGGCGTCGGCGGGTCGATCATCAAATTGTGCTCAATGCACAGTTGACCCTTAGCGAACAAAAAAACGGTGATCCGTCGCTCCCTGCGACCCGGAATTGGGCCAGCACCAAGGTTCACGTCGTGGTGCGTCCCATCCGAAATCGAGATCGTCGAAACCGGGCGCTGAATCCTTGTGTGGTTCAACTCGTGTCGAGTTTGAGGAGCTACTTGATGGGCGAGATTGTCGCCGATCCCGAGAGCTAA
- a CDS encoding superoxide dismutase: protein MAYTLPELPYAYDALTPHIDAKTMEIHHSKHHQAYITKVNDAIAGTDLESKSIEDLISDLSAVPEAKRGAVRNNGGGHANHSLFWTVMGPSKGGNPAGDLAAAIDKAFGSFDAMKEQFANAAATRFGSGWAWLYVEGGELKIGSTANQDNPLMGQAVAGISGTPILGLDVWEHAYYLNYQNRRPDYISAFWSVVDWDAVADRFAAAK, encoded by the coding sequence ATGGCTTACACTTTGCCTGAACTGCCTTACGCGTACGATGCACTGACCCCTCATATCGACGCAAAGACGATGGAGATCCATCACTCCAAGCATCACCAGGCCTACATCACGAAGGTCAACGATGCGATCGCGGGAACCGATTTGGAAAGCAAGTCGATCGAAGATCTGATTTCCGATCTGTCCGCAGTCCCCGAGGCCAAGCGAGGCGCGGTTCGCAACAATGGTGGCGGACACGCCAATCACTCCTTGTTCTGGACCGTGATGGGACCAAGCAAGGGTGGCAATCCCGCGGGCGATTTGGCCGCTGCGATCGACAAGGCGTTTGGTTCTTTCGACGCGATGAAAGAACAGTTTGCCAATGCTGCGGCAACCCGTTTCGGTAGCGGCTGGGCTTGGCTATACGTCGAAGGCGGCGAGCTGAAGATCGGCAGCACTGCGAACCAAGACAACCCATTGATGGGCCAAGCGGTTGCTGGGATCAGCGGCACGCCGATTCTTGGTTTAGACGTTTGGGAGCACGCTTACTACCTGAACTACCAAAACCGCCGTCCCGACTACATTTCCGCTTTCTGGAGCGTCGTCGATTGGGACGCAGTTGCCGACCGCTTTGCAGCGGCAAAGTAG
- a CDS encoding 30S ribosomal protein S1: protein MVNRNLIRNLEDDDILAELALLVPADQAEELLFEALAAEQQDYAQGKLVDGRIVEINDEWALIDVGFKSEGTVSLDEWGGDENPPKVGDTVKVLIEEMEDELGAADDPYGMISLSKRKAEKIIEWEDMMDKVAEGQVVTGTVVRKIKGGLLVELGVIHVFLPGSQVDIRRPGDIGDFIGRVIQAEVLKIDDMRRNIVISRRSLIERQREEDRAYLMKELEVGQIRKGVVKNIADFGAFVDLGGIDGLLHITDMAWERIGHPTEMVSIDQEIEVKVLHIDREKQKIALGLKQKDRNPWENIEEKYPVNSDHKGEVVNVMSYGAFVKLEPGIEGLVHISEMSWTKRVNHPSELVNIGDQIDVKILGVDPAGQQLSLGMKQTQKNPWDEVLERYPEGTDVTGKVRNLTNYGAFIELEEGIDGLLHVSDMSWTRKIGHPSEMLEKGQELACRVLSVDEERRRIALGLKQLDNDPWDGDIPDKYQPGQLVKGKVTKITNFGVFISLEDGLEGLLHISELAEQKVEDPEEVVKVGDDIEVKVLRVDTDERKIGLSLKRVEWGEEQERAAAAAEAAENQVPASSVEGELKGGLGSAGPLFPPSSDE from the coding sequence ATGGTCAACCGTAACCTCATCCGCAATCTCGAAGACGACGATATTCTAGCCGAATTGGCTCTGCTGGTCCCTGCGGACCAGGCCGAAGAGCTCCTTTTCGAAGCCCTGGCAGCGGAACAGCAAGATTATGCTCAGGGAAAACTCGTCGATGGCCGAATCGTTGAAATCAACGATGAATGGGCCCTAATCGACGTCGGCTTCAAGAGTGAAGGCACCGTCAGTCTCGACGAGTGGGGCGGCGACGAAAACCCACCCAAGGTGGGCGATACCGTCAAAGTGCTCATCGAAGAGATGGAGGATGAGCTGGGGGCGGCCGACGACCCTTACGGCATGATCTCGCTGAGCAAGCGCAAAGCGGAAAAGATCATCGAGTGGGAAGACATGATGGACAAGGTTGCCGAGGGCCAGGTGGTCACCGGTACCGTTGTTCGCAAGATCAAGGGTGGTTTGCTGGTCGAGTTGGGCGTGATCCACGTCTTCTTGCCAGGCAGCCAAGTCGACATTCGACGTCCCGGCGACATCGGCGACTTCATTGGTCGCGTGATCCAAGCCGAAGTGCTGAAGATCGACGACATGCGTCGCAACATCGTGATCAGCCGTCGTTCGTTGATCGAACGTCAACGCGAAGAAGATCGCGCGTACTTGATGAAAGAACTCGAAGTCGGCCAGATCCGCAAAGGGGTTGTCAAGAACATCGCCGACTTCGGTGCGTTCGTCGACCTCGGCGGTATCGATGGTTTGCTCCACATCACCGACATGGCTTGGGAGCGAATTGGTCACCCCACCGAAATGGTTTCGATCGATCAAGAAATCGAAGTCAAGGTGCTGCACATCGACCGCGAAAAGCAAAAGATTGCTCTCGGTTTGAAGCAGAAGGACCGCAACCCGTGGGAAAACATCGAAGAGAAGTACCCGGTCAACAGCGATCACAAGGGCGAAGTCGTCAACGTGATGAGCTACGGTGCGTTCGTCAAGCTCGAACCAGGCATCGAAGGCCTAGTTCACATCAGCGAAATGAGCTGGACCAAGCGAGTCAACCATCCAAGCGAATTGGTCAACATCGGCGACCAAATCGATGTCAAGATTCTTGGTGTCGACCCCGCCGGTCAACAGCTTTCGCTCGGCATGAAGCAAACTCAGAAGAATCCTTGGGACGAAGTGCTCGAGCGTTATCCTGAGGGAACCGATGTTACCGGCAAGGTGCGAAACCTAACCAACTACGGTGCGTTCATCGAATTGGAAGAAGGCATCGACGGACTGCTTCATGTCAGCGACATGTCGTGGACTCGCAAGATCGGTCACCCGAGCGAAATGCTCGAAAAGGGCCAAGAGCTTGCTTGCCGCGTCTTGAGCGTCGACGAAGAGCGTCGCCGCATCGCACTGGGACTGAAGCAACTCGATAACGACCCATGGGATGGCGACATTCCTGACAAGTATCAACCCGGCCAATTGGTCAAGGGCAAGGTCACCAAGATCACCAACTTCGGTGTCTTCATCAGCTTGGAAGACGGACTCGAAGGCCTGTTGCACATCAGCGAATTGGCTGAGCAAAAGGTCGAAGATCCCGAAGAAGTGGTCAAGGTCGGCGACGACATCGAAGTCAAGGTCTTGCGAGTCGATACCGACGAACGCAAGATCGGCCTATCCCTCAAGCGAGTCGAGTGGGGCGAAGAGCAAGAACGTGCTGCAGCAGCTGCCGAAGCTGCCGAAAACCAAGTCCCTGCGTCGTCCGTCGAAGGCGAACTCAAGGGCGGTCTGGGCAGTGCCGGTCCTCTCTTCCCACCTAGCAGCGACGAGTAA
- the rpiB gene encoding ribose 5-phosphate isomerase B — MSESLPLRVAIGGDHAGFPLKKMIVERFGDQVNAMIDCGAHSEASCDYPDFAVAVAKEILEGRADKGIMVCGSGVGVSVAANKIHGIRASICHDTYSAHQGVEHDDMNVLCIGGRIIGSELAFEIVQTFLGAQYEPEDRHARRLAKVLEIEKNGI; from the coding sequence ATGTCTGAATCACTCCCACTGCGAGTCGCCATCGGTGGCGATCACGCCGGTTTTCCGCTGAAAAAGATGATCGTCGAGCGTTTTGGCGACCAGGTTAACGCGATGATTGATTGCGGCGCCCACAGTGAAGCGAGCTGTGATTACCCCGATTTTGCGGTCGCAGTAGCAAAAGAAATCCTAGAAGGACGAGCCGACAAGGGAATTATGGTTTGCGGCAGCGGGGTGGGCGTCAGCGTGGCGGCCAACAAAATCCACGGGATTCGGGCCTCGATCTGTCACGACACCTATTCAGCCCACCAAGGCGTCGAGCACGATGACATGAACGTGCTCTGCATCGGCGGGCGGATCATCGGCTCCGAATTGGCATTTGAGATCGTCCAGACATTCCTCGGTGCACAATACGAACCCGAGGATCGACATGCTCGGCGATTGGCCAAAGTTTTGGAAATCGAAAAAAACGGGATTTAA
- the galE gene encoding UDP-glucose 4-epimerase GalE — MNVLVVGGAGYIGSHAVRLLLDAGHSVTVYDNLSRGHAASVPDGMLVQGELSDRAKVVRTLRDKKIDAVMHFAAFALVNESVNDPALYYRNNVIDAVELLDAMREADVKKIVFSSTTATYGEPDTIPIPETTPQNPINPYGFTKMVFEHALADYAAAYGFGYAALRYFNAAGARPDGSIGEDHDPETHLIPIVLQVALGQRDAITIFGDDYATEDGTCVRDYIHVDDLGAAHLLALDKIEPGKGLCVNLGTGRGTSVREIIEACREVTGHPIPEKMGPRRAGDPSELIADARMAQQRLGWQPKYMDVKSIVETAWKWHQAHPNGYAK; from the coding sequence ATGAATGTTCTAGTGGTAGGTGGCGCGGGATATATCGGTTCTCACGCGGTTCGATTGCTACTAGACGCCGGACACTCGGTCACCGTTTATGACAATCTCTCGCGAGGCCACGCCGCATCGGTCCCCGATGGCATGCTGGTTCAAGGCGAATTGTCCGACCGAGCCAAAGTCGTGCGAACGCTTCGCGACAAAAAAATTGATGCCGTGATGCACTTCGCCGCCTTCGCCTTGGTGAACGAATCCGTCAACGATCCGGCTCTTTACTATCGCAACAACGTGATCGATGCAGTCGAACTGCTCGACGCAATGCGTGAAGCCGACGTAAAGAAAATTGTGTTTAGCAGCACCACGGCCACGTACGGGGAACCCGACACGATTCCGATCCCAGAAACGACCCCCCAGAATCCGATCAATCCGTATGGATTCACCAAAATGGTGTTTGAACATGCCTTGGCCGACTATGCCGCGGCGTACGGTTTTGGCTACGCGGCGCTTCGCTACTTTAACGCAGCCGGTGCACGCCCGGACGGATCGATCGGCGAAGATCACGACCCTGAAACGCACCTGATTCCCATCGTGTTACAAGTCGCACTCGGACAACGCGACGCGATCACCATCTTTGGTGACGACTACGCGACCGAAGATGGCACCTGTGTCCGTGACTACATCCACGTTGACGATCTTGGCGCCGCTCATTTGCTGGCGCTCGACAAAATCGAGCCTGGCAAAGGCTTGTGCGTGAACCTAGGTACAGGTCGCGGCACCAGTGTCCGCGAGATCATCGAAGCGTGCCGCGAAGTCACGGGGCACCCCATTCCAGAAAAAATGGGGCCGCGCCGCGCCGGTGACCCTTCGGAATTGATCGCTGACGCCCGCATGGCCCAGCAGCGGCTCGGATGGCAACCCAAATACATGGACGTCAAATCGATCGTCGAAACCGCTTGGAAGTGGCATCAAGCCCATCCCAACGGCTACGCAAAGTAA
- the xerD gene encoding site-specific tyrosine recombinase XerD, with protein sequence MAKRPTKLELLQKAGPPPKSSRATETVCNEFLDYLRSECHLAANTIAAYGRDMRRFTTWLGTGALNQISISDLSSYVGELNEAELAPASIARNVVAVRTFFKYLQLEGIVESNPAELIATQKMWERVPGVLSTRQVEGFLASPRKSDVYWQRDVAMLEVLYATGCRASEVCSIRVRDMSLSEKFLKCEGKGGKQRMVPIGSRAIAAIVRYCEELRGKLAEKSPHPPEELFLSRSGRALDRIHLWRLVKFYAKRVGIDPSISPHSLRHSFATHLLAGGADLRLVQEMLGHASIQTTQIYTHVEHSRLKKVHQRFHPRA encoded by the coding sequence TTGGCAAAACGACCCACCAAGCTCGAATTGCTTCAGAAGGCGGGGCCGCCGCCCAAGTCGAGTCGTGCGACCGAAACGGTTTGCAACGAGTTCCTCGACTATTTGCGTAGTGAATGCCACTTAGCGGCCAACACGATCGCCGCCTATGGTCGCGACATGCGCCGCTTCACGACTTGGCTCGGCACCGGGGCGCTAAACCAAATCTCGATTAGTGATTTGTCATCCTATGTTGGTGAGCTTAACGAAGCGGAGTTGGCCCCGGCATCGATCGCGCGAAACGTGGTCGCGGTTCGCACGTTCTTCAAGTATTTACAGCTTGAAGGGATCGTCGAAAGCAATCCCGCCGAGCTGATTGCCACTCAGAAAATGTGGGAGCGTGTGCCGGGCGTTTTGTCGACTCGGCAAGTCGAAGGGTTTCTCGCTTCCCCACGAAAATCAGATGTGTATTGGCAGCGTGATGTGGCCATGTTGGAGGTGTTGTACGCGACCGGATGCCGTGCCTCGGAAGTTTGCTCGATCCGCGTGCGGGACATGTCGCTAAGCGAAAAGTTTTTGAAGTGCGAAGGCAAAGGGGGCAAGCAGCGCATGGTGCCGATCGGTTCGCGAGCGATCGCTGCGATCGTTCGTTATTGTGAAGAGTTGCGAGGTAAATTGGCGGAAAAGAGCCCCCATCCCCCCGAGGAACTGTTCTTGTCACGCAGCGGTCGTGCTCTGGATCGCATTCATTTGTGGCGACTGGTGAAGTTCTATGCCAAACGCGTTGGAATCGACCCGTCGATTAGCCCCCATAGTTTGCGGCATAGTTTTGCAACGCATTTATTGGCCGGTGGCGCCGATTTGCGATTGGTGCAGGAGATGCTGGGACACGCGAGCATTCAGACAACGCAAATCTATACCCATGTGGAGCACTCGCGGCTCAAGAAGGTGCATCAACGTTTTCATCCCCGCGCGTGA
- a CDS encoding FHA domain-containing protein, whose protein sequence is MSGVTLKILHGADRGKVYEDLQPPLTVGREEGNDIQLNDERVSRCHFKVQRDNERLVLTDLDSTNGTKVNGTECQLKILRHGDLIALGRSLILVGSEEQIAARLAAMGSDNPTLSRDMSSAESSIALELNQESKSPYPSELIQIVDTPSIPDGLSPGQKAQLCEILDYLQARLHKLIETAKTNEGSDEVVLSFSAWQRLLDAQSRLSAMGRKIADPDWPN, encoded by the coding sequence ATGTCGGGCGTGACCCTCAAGATCCTCCATGGCGCTGATCGCGGCAAGGTTTATGAAGACCTGCAGCCACCGCTGACCGTCGGTCGCGAAGAAGGCAATGACATCCAGCTTAATGACGAGCGTGTCAGTCGCTGTCACTTCAAAGTCCAGCGTGACAATGAACGTCTCGTGCTGACGGATTTGGACAGCACCAATGGCACAAAAGTCAACGGCACCGAGTGCCAGCTGAAGATCCTGCGCCATGGCGATTTAATCGCCCTGGGTCGCAGCTTGATTTTGGTCGGCTCAGAAGAGCAAATCGCCGCACGACTGGCCGCGATGGGAAGTGACAACCCGACGCTCAGCCGCGACATGTCATCCGCAGAAAGCTCGATTGCGCTGGAACTGAACCAAGAATCGAAGTCCCCTTACCCCTCCGAACTGATCCAAATCGTCGACACTCCATCGATTCCCGATGGACTCTCGCCAGGCCAGAAGGCGCAACTTTGTGAGATCCTTGATTACCTTCAAGCACGTTTGCACAAATTGATCGAAACGGCAAAGACCAACGAAGGCAGCGACGAGGTCGTACTCTCCTTCTCCGCTTGGCAACGACTGCTCGATGCCCAATCACGATTGTCCGCCATGGGCCGCAAAATCGCGGACCCCGACTGGCCCAATTGA
- a CDS encoding class I SAM-dependent rRNA methyltransferase → MAFSETPVPLRLKPSRQFPFLARHPWVHAHALSETGHQLECGQVVDLLDFDGNWVARGVINPHSRLRIRLYAFDANTEINEHYWRSKIDAAIARRRLSGPLDPEAAERIVFSESDLLSGLIVDRYADCLGVQFTAGALLRWQRPILEHLQTTLAARVMMVRIDEKTAKHEGIEAQNEWFDGRGQTEPVLYQQNELKLAVDLHGGQKTGGYLDQRLNHLAASHYFNGRRVLDVCCYNGGFGLLALKKGAKSVLGIDSSQAALEHAQEAVTRNALDTEAYGDIEFSQGDCFDELKRLGDEGQRFDAVVLDPPRFAGSRHQVDTALRAYRRLNSLAVELIPPGGVLVTCSCSGRVSRSEFLNMLLDVGRRKRRDLIVLENRGPSPDHPVAISCPESDYLKCIIAEVQ, encoded by the coding sequence GTGGCATTTTCTGAAACTCCTGTTCCTCTTCGCTTAAAACCTTCCCGACAATTCCCGTTCCTTGCCCGTCACCCTTGGGTTCACGCCCACGCTTTGTCGGAAACCGGCCATCAATTGGAATGCGGCCAAGTCGTTGATTTACTCGATTTTGATGGAAATTGGGTCGCTCGCGGCGTGATCAACCCCCACAGCCGACTGCGAATTCGGCTGTACGCCTTCGATGCCAATACCGAAATCAACGAGCACTATTGGCGATCGAAAATCGATGCCGCCATCGCCCGCCGGCGGCTCAGTGGCCCGCTCGATCCTGAGGCCGCCGAGCGAATTGTGTTCAGCGAATCGGACCTCTTGAGCGGCTTGATCGTTGACCGCTACGCCGATTGTTTGGGGGTTCAATTCACCGCCGGCGCATTGCTGCGTTGGCAGCGGCCGATTCTCGAACACCTCCAAACCACGCTGGCGGCCCGCGTGATGATGGTGCGAATCGATGAAAAAACCGCGAAACATGAAGGAATTGAAGCTCAAAACGAATGGTTCGATGGGCGTGGACAAACCGAACCGGTGCTGTATCAGCAAAATGAGCTGAAATTAGCCGTCGATCTTCATGGCGGACAAAAAACGGGGGGGTACCTCGATCAACGCCTCAATCACCTCGCCGCGTCCCATTATTTCAACGGCCGTCGGGTGCTCGACGTCTGCTGCTACAATGGGGGCTTCGGTTTGCTAGCACTCAAAAAAGGAGCGAAGTCCGTCCTCGGCATCGATTCGAGTCAAGCGGCACTCGAGCATGCTCAAGAAGCGGTCACGCGCAACGCTTTGGACACCGAGGCGTATGGCGACATCGAATTTTCGCAGGGGGATTGCTTTGATGAACTGAAGCGACTCGGCGACGAAGGGCAACGTTTTGATGCCGTCGTGCTCGATCCACCTCGATTTGCCGGCAGCCGTCATCAAGTCGATACTGCGTTGCGAGCCTATCGACGACTCAATTCGCTCGCCGTCGAATTGATTCCCCCCGGCGGCGTTCTTGTCACCTGTAGCTGCAGCGGACGTGTTTCGCGATCGGAGTTCTTGAATATGCTGCTTGATGTTGGACGCCGAAAACGTCGTGATTTGATCGTGTTGGAGAATCGAGGACCGTCCCCGGATCACCCCGTCGCCATTTCCTGTCCCGAAAGCGACTATTTAAAATGTATCATTGCTGAAGTTCAGTAG
- a CDS encoding ferredoxin family protein: MTHVVCEPCSGCKYTDCVVVCPVECFYEGDQMLYIHPEECIDCEACVPECPVEAIFHEDNVPEEWKSYIELNAEKAESDECDVITEKKEPLADK, encoded by the coding sequence ATGACACATGTTGTTTGCGAGCCATGCTCAGGATGCAAATACACTGATTGTGTTGTTGTTTGTCCAGTAGAGTGCTTCTACGAGGGCGATCAAATGTTGTATATCCACCCAGAAGAATGCATCGACTGTGAAGCGTGCGTTCCTGAATGTCCCGTTGAAGCAATCTTCCACGAAGACAATGTTCCTGAGGAATGGAAGAGCTACATCGAACTCAACGCCGAGAAAGCCGAATCGGATGAGTGCGACGTGATTACCGAAAAGAAAGAGCCGTTGGCCGACAAGTAG